TTAATTCTTTTATTTCTTTTACCACTAAATCTGTTTCTGTTTTTTCAACTTTTTCTAGTGTTTTAAAATTTTCTTTTTCAAGATTGTCTAAAATTAAATTTGCAATTGATTCACTCGGTCTAGCTATTACATTGCTACTCACATAAAGTCCTAATTTTTTAACAGATTCTTCCGCTGCTTCTATTGCTACTTTAACAGCTCCAATATCTCCAGTTATTTCGACTGTTACTATCCCTGCACTAATAAAATGCTTGTTTAAAATTTCAACATTTGCTGTTTTAGTAGCTACATCTGCAGCTTCTATAGCGCCTATTAATCCTACAGTTTCCATCATTCCTAATGCTTTCATCATTTTGCTCCTTAATACTTAGTTGGATTTGCTGCGACATACTTAACAGCATCTGCAAAAGCCTCACAAGCCGCTTTACACGCTGATTGACTTCCAGTTAATAAAGCTCCACCAAAGTTTGTTTCAGATGGTGGTCCAAAAAATGAAACCATTGTTACATCTGCAGCTTTCATTGCTGTATCTAGAGCATACATTGCTTCTAGAGGAGGAGCTATTAAATAAGCGATGGCTTCTCCTTCTTTTATTCCAGAAGTTTTTGATAAATATGTCCCAGTTCTTGAGATACAATGTGCATAATAAGCTATAGAATCATCCTCGTTAGCACTATAGAAACACGCTTCATTTTCTACAAAATCAATTATTGTATCTAAACCACTCTTTACTTCGGCAGGGGTTGGACCTGCTATAATCCCAATAACTTCTCCTGCTAATTTAGTATTTGCATTTGCTGCACCACCATAAAATGATTTCCCATAAACAACCTCTACTTCTGCCATTTTAGTAGCAGCATCAAGTGCCGTATAGGTTACATCATCACAATCTGCCGTAACAATTCCAATACTTTTATACCCATTCGGTAAATTTAATTCCTTTGCCATCTTATCATCTACATTTGGTATAACCTTTACTCCTAATACTTTTGCTTTCAACGGATCATTAATCATTTTTCCCCTCCACTAAAGTTTTAAATCTTGTCCACTAGCCTTAGCTTCCAAGCTTTGTTTTATAATATGCGCTATATGTGCACCAGCTTCCGCAGCAGATGTCCCGTTTCTATGAATATTTGAAACTACTGTTCTTTTGGCCTCTGGAATTCCTATGTACCCTTTATATGTAATATATGCACTCATACTTTCTGAAGTTGCTAGACCTGGCCTTTCTCCAATTAATACACATGTTAATTCTGCATCCACAATCTCTGAAACTTCATCTGCTGCAGCTACTCTACCGTACTTTACAAAGAATGGAGTTCCTGTTTCTATTCCATAAGATTTTAATCCATTTAATAACGATGGTAAAGTATCTTCAACGTTTGCTTCTATAGCAGTAGAACTTAATCCATCTGAAACATAAACTTGTACTTTTGGTGATTTTTTACATTTTTCTTTAATTTCTTGGACACCTGCTTCAGAAACTCTTCTTCCTAGATCAGGCCTAGTAAGATATTCATCTTTATTTTCACATCTTGTTTCTACTTTAAATAAATCATTTCTCTTTAAAAATTCGTCCGATACATCACTAAATACTGCATCTATTGCTGCAGCATGATCTGCTTTAAACCTCAATGAAGTACTCGTAAGATATCTACTCCCAGCTCTAGACACTCCTACTCTTGCAGGTGTTTTTTGTTTATATTTTAGAAATTCATTCCTATTATACAATTCTTTTAATTCACATATA
This sequence is a window from Psychrilyobacter atlanticus DSM 19335. Protein-coding genes within it:
- a CDS encoding BMC domain-containing protein; protein product: MKALGMMETVGLIGAIEAADVATKTANVEILNKHFISAGIVTVEITGDIGAVKVAIEAAEESVKKLGLYVSSNVIARPSESIANLILDNLEKENFKTLEKVEKTETDLVVKEIKELKQETTAKKKEIKNKK
- the eutL gene encoding ethanolamine utilization microcompartment protein EutL → MINDPLKAKVLGVKVIPNVDDKMAKELNLPNGYKSIGIVTADCDDVTYTALDAATKMAEVEVVYGKSFYGGAANANTKLAGEVIGIIAGPTPAEVKSGLDTIIDFVENEACFYSANEDDSIAYYAHCISRTGTYLSKTSGIKEGEAIAYLIAPPLEAMYALDTAMKAADVTMVSFFGPPSETNFGGALLTGSQSACKAACEAFADAVKYVAANPTKY
- the eutC gene encoding ethanolamine ammonia-lyase subunit EutC; the encoded protein is MVSEKELKGIISKVLEQMGAETKVENKIIEEKLCNMELEDITEKEIKDICELKELYNRNEFLKYKQKTPARVGVSRAGSRYLTSTSLRFKADHAAAIDAVFSDVSDEFLKRNDLFKVETRCENKDEYLTRPDLGRRVSEAGVQEIKEKCKKSPKVQVYVSDGLSSTAIEANVEDTLPSLLNGLKSYGIETGTPFFVKYGRVAAADEVSEIVDAELTCVLIGERPGLATSESMSAYITYKGYIGIPEAKRTVVSNIHRNGTSAAEAGAHIAHIIKQSLEAKASGQDLKL